Proteins co-encoded in one Gemmatimonas sp. UBA7669 genomic window:
- the pckA gene encoding phosphoenolpyruvate carboxykinase (ATP), translating into MATQVTPSTPARESAAGLAPQGLAPTGQIHWNYVAPELIEAAIRRGEGTLADMGPFVAVTSPHTGRSPNDKFVVKEPGSEADVDWGKVNQPLSPEHWATLKADVQQYLNGLDTLFVQDLYCGADPSTRLSVRYILPNAWHAAFVRNMFIRPDIAELASFAPNFTVYHAPEFQADPARHGTRTGTFIVLNLAERAILIGGTRYAGELKKSMFTVMNYLLPKQGVLSMHCSANIGAEGDTALFFGLSGTGKTTLSADPERGLIGDDEHGWSAEGTFNFEGGCYAKVINLSPESEPDIFATTQMFGTVLENVVLNQPSRTVDFSSQHITENTRASYPLHYIKNHVPSGRGGHPKNVVFLTADAFGVLPPIARLTPEQAMYYFLSGYTAKVAGTERGVTEPQATFSACFGAVFLVWHPTKYAEMLGELLRKHGSQVWLVNTGWSGGAYGTGKRMKLSYTRAMVRAALSGALDGSTFNTDPVFGLHLPTWVPDVPAEVLDPRGTWADGAAYDAQARKLAGMFRENIKKFGEAVSPAILGAGPQG; encoded by the coding sequence ATGGCGACACAGGTCACACCGTCCACGCCTGCCCGCGAAAGCGCCGCCGGCCTCGCCCCGCAGGGCCTCGCGCCCACCGGCCAGATCCACTGGAATTACGTGGCGCCGGAACTCATCGAGGCGGCCATCCGCCGCGGCGAAGGCACGCTGGCCGACATGGGGCCCTTCGTGGCCGTGACCTCGCCGCACACGGGCCGCTCGCCCAACGACAAGTTCGTCGTCAAGGAGCCGGGCAGCGAAGCCGACGTCGATTGGGGCAAGGTCAATCAGCCTCTCTCGCCTGAGCACTGGGCCACGCTCAAGGCCGACGTGCAGCAGTACCTGAACGGCCTCGACACGCTGTTCGTGCAGGATCTCTACTGCGGCGCCGATCCGTCCACGCGCCTGAGCGTGCGCTACATCCTGCCCAACGCGTGGCATGCGGCGTTTGTGCGCAACATGTTCATCCGCCCCGACATCGCGGAGCTGGCGTCGTTTGCGCCGAACTTCACGGTGTATCACGCGCCCGAGTTCCAGGCCGATCCGGCCCGTCATGGCACGCGCACCGGCACGTTCATCGTGCTCAATCTCGCGGAGCGCGCCATCCTCATTGGCGGCACGCGCTACGCCGGTGAACTCAAGAAGTCGATGTTTACCGTCATGAACTACCTGCTGCCCAAGCAGGGTGTGCTCTCCATGCACTGCTCGGCCAACATCGGCGCCGAGGGGGACACGGCGCTGTTCTTCGGTCTGTCAGGCACGGGCAAGACCACGCTGTCAGCCGACCCCGAGCGCGGCCTCATTGGCGACGACGAGCATGGCTGGTCGGCGGAAGGCACCTTCAACTTCGAAGGCGGCTGCTACGCCAAGGTCATCAATCTCTCGCCGGAGAGTGAGCCCGACATCTTCGCCACCACGCAGATGTTCGGCACGGTGCTCGAGAACGTGGTGCTCAACCAGCCGTCACGCACGGTGGATTTCTCGAGCCAGCACATTACCGAGAACACGCGCGCCTCGTACCCGCTGCATTACATCAAGAATCATGTGCCGAGCGGCCGCGGTGGTCACCCGAAGAACGTGGTGTTCCTCACCGCCGATGCCTTTGGTGTGCTGCCGCCCATTGCGCGGCTCACGCCCGAGCAGGCCATGTACTACTTCCTCTCGGGCTACACGGCCAAGGTGGCCGGCACCGAGCGCGGCGTGACAGAGCCGCAGGCCACCTTCTCGGCCTGCTTCGGCGCCGTGTTCCTCGTGTGGCACCCCACCAAGTACGCCGAGATGCTCGGCGAGCTGCTGCGCAAGCATGGCTCGCAGGTGTGGCTGGTGAACACGGGCTGGAGCGGTGGTGCTTACGGCACGGGCAAGCGCATGAAGCTGTCGTACACCCGCGCCATGGTGCGCGCGGCGCTGTCGGGCGCGCTCGATGGCAGCACGTTCAATACGGACCCGGTGTTCGGCCTGCACCTCCCCACCTGGGTGCCGGACGTACCCGCCGAAGTGCTGGACCCGCGTGGCACCTGGGCGGATGGCGCGGCCTACGATGCGCAGGCGCGGAAGTTGGCGGGCATGTTCCGCGAGAACATCAAGAAGTTCGGTGAGGCCGTTTCGCCGGCCATCCTCGGCGCCGGCCCGCAGGGCTGA
- a CDS encoding PLP-dependent transferase produces MIDLLHRRLADLEGADAALVLASGRAAIACTVLALLRPGDHVLSSAWLRPSTRAFFQQELAGLGVDVTYVNPSDVRAWRRDMRRSTRVLFVESPVIENGRVVDPKPLRTLGQELGVAIVVDASGASPAAATPLASGADVVVHDARVRLLSVPDAEAGVVCGTDAVIDEVRSKMHVWGAVPHASIAERLLNDLATLSLRVAHQSHVAHAVARAVAMAAPEGVTVHYTGLESHPDHHLAAESLRHQGPVLQLQCPSADAADRLAQRLIRHLAAQARPHGAEIRLAESPDTVRLHVGLDEASVLIADLADVLRDGVA; encoded by the coding sequence GTGATCGACCTGTTGCACCGCCGACTGGCTGACCTCGAAGGGGCTGACGCGGCGCTCGTGCTCGCGAGCGGCCGCGCGGCCATTGCCTGCACGGTGCTGGCGCTGCTGCGCCCCGGCGATCATGTGCTGTCCAGCGCGTGGCTGCGCCCGTCCACCCGCGCCTTCTTTCAACAGGAGCTGGCCGGGCTGGGTGTAGACGTCACGTATGTGAATCCCAGCGACGTGCGCGCCTGGCGACGCGACATGCGCCGCAGCACGCGTGTGTTGTTCGTGGAGTCTCCGGTCATCGAGAATGGCCGCGTGGTGGACCCCAAGCCGCTGCGCACGCTTGGCCAGGAACTGGGCGTGGCCATCGTCGTGGACGCCAGCGGTGCCTCGCCCGCCGCGGCCACGCCCTTGGCCTCCGGCGCCGATGTTGTGGTGCACGACGCGCGGGTGCGGCTGCTCAGTGTGCCCGACGCCGAAGCCGGTGTGGTGTGTGGCACCGACGCCGTGATCGATGAAGTGCGGAGCAAGATGCACGTCTGGGGCGCGGTGCCACATGCGTCCATTGCCGAGCGCCTGCTGAATGATCTGGCCACCCTGTCGCTGCGCGTGGCCCATCAGTCGCATGTGGCGCATGCGGTGGCGCGCGCCGTGGCCATGGCTGCGCCCGAAGGCGTCACGGTGCACTACACGGGCCTCGAGTCGCATCCCGATCATCATCTCGCGGCCGAGTCATTGCGGCATCAAGGGCCGGTGCTTCAGTTGCAATGTCCCTCGGCCGATGCCGCAGACAGACTGGCGCAGCGGCTCATTCGGCATCTCGCGGCGCAGGCGCGGCCGCACGGCGCGGAGATTCGTCTGGCGGAGTCGCCCGACACCGTGCGTTTGCACGTGGGCCTCGATGAGGCCAGCGTGTTGATTGCCGACCTGGCGGACGTGCTGCGCGACGGAGTGGCCTGA
- a CDS encoding TonB-dependent receptor yields the protein MPFFRRLFGALVVLSAAVVVPSMAAPTVAEAQQVDIIRGQVLGTDSLPIANVLVTATTLSGNVSRTQRTDRNGRYTISFPGGEGDYWVTFSGIGLAPRRYQVKRTADQEILIANARMAPAAITLDAVQVTERAAVSRSDTVSDVSGTERTVSDEIAGFLNAEQMGDLAAMASAIPGVQLLLGADGSSDAFSVFGLGGDQNNTQLNGLNFGDAQLPRDANVMTSLSTSPYDVSRGGFSGGQLQVRTRAGSNFSNRAISSNFVSPQLQWADRVGVATGQQYTNASFGGSASGPIKPDMLFYNTSLQFDRRLQDFQTALNTNVDGFQAAGVSADSVRRMLDILGTDNVPFTIDGYSPLRIQTTLNTLNSFDWVPQNSSRGSTYSVTLSANYRKTTPVGSGGGGGGGFGGGGFGGFGGSLITPTRDGERTNWGGAAQLRHSGMVGWKGLFTETTVGYSTSRNAAEPYTLLPSGAVRVNSQFADGTASVGNLQFGGNPALNNSSVTTTLAGNNTLSWFSKDNRHRVKLTSELRREEFSNLFNFNEYGSFSYNTLADLQANRPASFTRLLSPRTRAGSQYVAAVSLGDAWRPTNDLQVQYGVRVDGNQFNMGPQTNADVRNTFQYDNAEVPNRLYVSPRIGFSWTLGEADQLALMPGMIRAPRAVVRGGLGVFQNTPGTQLISGAIDNTGLPSGLQQLTCVGEATPTPDWTAYAADRGTIPTTCADGTSGSVFANSNPNVTLFLPDYQAQRSIRGNLQWMGAVLKNRFVLSADVTYSRNQRQQGGIDLNFTNEQQFSLNGEGGRPMFVTPEAIVPTTGQVAWREARVSDKYGRVTAQTSSLEGESRQLNLSLRPTVFNSRWGWNLNYVLADVREQFLGFNSTVGSPVGKEWSPGGFFSRHAIQYSLSYNAWDAVRISWNGRFSSGFRYTPTINQDVNGDSYGNDRAFVFDPSSVTDPLLRSGLESLLANGTREATACLRNQMGQFAERNSCVGPWSMTGNLNFSLNSLKLGLPQRANISLQVQNPLNGVDRLINGEDGLKGWGAQQSPQAQQQLLFVRGFDPVTRAFKYEVNERFGSTRPRETTLRSQPVMFTLQVRYDVGQSREQQQLLQQLDRGRTRPGNKPSLQQLRQTANVGIINPMQQLLQQADTLKLTRKQADSLATLNRLYVLKSDSVWTPVARFLSELPDRYSHGDAFGRYRRAREETVDMLIKIVPGIRGLLTPDQIRILPDQLVQFLDKRTLQGIRSGTVGNNRFGGGGGRMGR from the coding sequence ATGCCCTTTTTCCGCCGCCTTTTTGGCGCGCTGGTTGTCCTCTCTGCCGCCGTGGTCGTGCCATCCATGGCCGCGCCAACCGTGGCCGAGGCCCAGCAGGTTGACATCATTCGCGGTCAGGTCCTCGGGACCGACTCGCTGCCCATCGCCAACGTGCTGGTCACCGCCACCACGCTGAGTGGCAACGTAAGCCGCACGCAGCGCACCGACCGCAATGGTCGCTACACCATTTCGTTTCCCGGTGGGGAAGGCGACTACTGGGTGACATTTTCCGGTATTGGTCTCGCGCCGCGCCGCTACCAGGTGAAGCGTACCGCCGATCAGGAAATTCTCATCGCCAACGCGCGCATGGCGCCGGCCGCTATCACGCTCGATGCCGTGCAGGTGACGGAGCGCGCTGCGGTATCGCGTTCCGATACCGTGTCGGATGTGAGTGGCACCGAGCGCACCGTGAGCGATGAAATCGCCGGCTTCCTCAACGCCGAGCAGATGGGCGACCTCGCGGCCATGGCCTCGGCCATTCCTGGTGTGCAGTTGCTGCTGGGGGCCGACGGTTCGAGCGACGCGTTCTCGGTGTTTGGCCTGGGCGGTGATCAGAACAATACGCAGCTCAATGGCCTCAATTTCGGCGATGCGCAGTTGCCGCGTGATGCCAACGTGATGACTTCGCTGTCGACCAGTCCGTACGATGTGTCGCGCGGTGGTTTCTCGGGTGGTCAGTTGCAGGTGCGGACGCGCGCCGGGTCGAACTTTTCGAATCGCGCCATCAGTTCCAATTTTGTGTCCCCGCAACTGCAGTGGGCGGATCGCGTGGGCGTCGCGACGGGGCAGCAGTACACCAATGCTTCGTTCGGCGGTTCGGCATCGGGACCCATCAAGCCGGACATGCTTTTCTACAACACCTCGCTGCAGTTCGACCGCCGCCTGCAGGACTTCCAGACGGCGCTCAATACCAATGTGGACGGCTTCCAGGCGGCTGGCGTATCGGCCGATTCGGTGCGCCGCATGCTGGACATCCTGGGCACCGACAACGTGCCGTTCACTATTGATGGCTATTCGCCACTGCGCATCCAGACCACACTCAATACGCTCAACAGCTTCGATTGGGTGCCCCAAAACTCGTCGCGTGGCAGCACATACTCCGTCACCCTTTCGGCAAACTATCGGAAGACCACACCGGTTGGCAGTGGTGGTGGTGGTGGCGGTGGCTTTGGTGGCGGCGGTTTTGGCGGATTCGGTGGCAGTCTGATTACCCCAACACGTGATGGTGAGCGTACGAATTGGGGTGGCGCGGCGCAGCTGCGCCACAGCGGCATGGTGGGGTGGAAGGGCCTCTTCACCGAAACAACGGTGGGCTACAGCACGAGCCGGAACGCCGCAGAGCCCTACACGCTACTCCCGTCGGGCGCGGTGCGCGTGAACTCGCAGTTCGCCGATGGCACGGCCTCGGTGGGTAACTTGCAGTTCGGCGGCAACCCGGCGCTGAACAACAGCAGCGTCACCACCACCTTGGCCGGCAACAATACGCTCTCGTGGTTCTCCAAGGACAATCGGCACCGTGTGAAGCTCACGTCGGAACTGCGTCGTGAGGAGTTCTCGAACCTGTTCAACTTCAACGAGTACGGTTCGTTCTCCTACAACACCTTGGCAGACCTGCAAGCCAATCGTCCGGCTTCGTTCACGCGTTTGCTTTCACCGCGCACGCGCGCGGGAAGTCAGTACGTTGCGGCAGTATCCCTCGGCGATGCCTGGCGCCCAACCAACGACCTTCAGGTCCAGTACGGTGTGCGCGTGGACGGCAACCAGTTCAACATGGGGCCGCAAACCAACGCAGATGTTCGCAACACCTTCCAGTACGACAACGCGGAAGTCCCCAACCGTCTGTACGTCAGCCCTCGCATCGGCTTCTCATGGACCTTGGGGGAGGCCGATCAGCTGGCCCTGATGCCTGGCATGATTCGCGCGCCGCGAGCCGTGGTACGCGGTGGGTTGGGCGTGTTCCAGAACACACCGGGTACGCAGCTCATTTCCGGCGCTATCGACAATACCGGTCTGCCCAGTGGCTTGCAGCAGCTCACCTGTGTTGGTGAGGCCACGCCTACTCCGGACTGGACCGCTTACGCAGCGGACCGCGGTACCATCCCGACCACTTGTGCCGACGGCACCAGCGGCTCGGTGTTCGCCAACAGCAACCCCAACGTCACGCTGTTCCTGCCGGATTATCAGGCGCAGCGCTCCATTCGCGGCAACCTGCAGTGGATGGGTGCGGTACTCAAGAATCGCTTCGTGCTGTCAGCCGACGTGACCTACTCGCGCAACCAACGCCAGCAGGGTGGCATCGACCTCAACTTCACCAACGAACAGCAGTTCTCGCTCAATGGTGAGGGTGGTCGCCCCATGTTCGTGACGCCCGAAGCCATTGTGCCCACTACGGGCCAGGTGGCTTGGCGCGAGGCGCGCGTGAGCGACAAGTACGGTCGCGTCACGGCGCAGACATCTTCGCTGGAAGGCGAGAGCCGTCAGCTCAACCTCAGCCTGCGCCCGACGGTCTTCAACTCGCGTTGGGGCTGGAATCTCAACTACGTGCTGGCCGATGTGCGTGAGCAGTTCCTCGGCTTCAACAGCACCGTGGGGTCGCCGGTCGGCAAGGAGTGGTCACCCGGTGGCTTTTTCTCGCGCCATGCCATTCAGTACAGCTTGAGCTACAACGCGTGGGACGCGGTGCGCATCTCGTGGAATGGCCGGTTCAGCTCGGGCTTCCGCTACACGCCGACCATCAATCAGGACGTGAACGGCGACAGCTACGGCAATGATCGCGCTTTCGTGTTCGACCCGAGCTCCGTCACCGATCCGCTGCTCCGTAGCGGACTTGAGAGCCTCCTTGCCAACGGCACCCGCGAAGCCACGGCCTGCCTTCGCAACCAGATGGGACAGTTCGCTGAGCGGAACTCCTGTGTCGGCCCTTGGTCGATGACGGGCAACCTTAATTTCAGCCTCAACTCGCTCAAGCTGGGCCTGCCGCAGCGTGCCAATATCTCGTTGCAGGTTCAAAATCCGCTCAACGGCGTCGATCGCCTCATCAACGGTGAAGATGGTCTGAAGGGCTGGGGTGCGCAGCAGTCGCCGCAGGCGCAGCAGCAGTTGCTTTTCGTTCGGGGTTTTGACCCGGTCACCCGTGCCTTCAAGTACGAGGTGAACGAGCGCTTCGGTTCCACCCGCCCGCGCGAAACCACCCTGCGCTCGCAGCCGGTGATGTTTACCTTGCAGGTGCGGTACGACGTGGGTCAGTCACGTGAACAGCAACAGTTGCTGCAGCAGCTTGACCGCGGCCGCACACGACCGGGCAACAAGCCCAGCCTGCAGCAGCTGCGTCAGACGGCGAACGTTGGCATCATCAATCCCATGCAGCAGTTGCTGCAGCAGGCAGACACGCTCAAGCTCACCCGCAAGCAGGCAGACAGCTTGGCCACGCTCAACCGTCTGTACGTGCTCAAGAGCGACAGCGTGTGGACGCCGGTGGCGCGTTTCCTCTCGGAGCTCCCCGACCGCTATAGCCATGGCGATGCCTTCGGTCGCTATCGCCGGGCGCGTGAGGAAACGGTAGACATGTTGATCAAGATCGTGCCGGGCATCCGCGGTCTCCTGACGCCCGACCAGATTCGCATTCTTCCCGACCAGCTCGTGCAGTTCCTCGACAAGCGCACGCTGCAGGGCATCCGCTCGGGCACCGTGGGTAACAATCGGTTCGGTGGCGGCGGTGGCCGCATGGGCCGCTGA
- a CDS encoding murein hydrolase activator EnvC family protein, with translation MTGTVLRRRLRVLRLATVGVVLAVALPFRHAAAQANTQSAEQRLRQQQTELDKLRKERSDLENRMNQLQRSARTLAEEVANLEAQRRTTARLVEALDKQLETINEEVIKASSGLQRAEGELVSRRGALQRRMVEIYKRGSLYDVEAMLSAQSFAGLVARYKYLHELAVNDRNLVRRVEGLRDQIISQRLLLVRLQDDVSRNRQEKDREARRLAALESTRQRNLTAVQRSAAQARERLQQLARDESRIANAIATLETARRRAEMAPNARPAAPSTIRTSDLGKLDWPVDGTLLYQFGRVVNPNNTTTRWNGVGIGAAAGTSVRTIAAGEVVLADNVGTYGSTVIVQHGGGDYSVYGSLAQISVRRGQQVTKGQVIGTVGAADPELPPHLHFEIRPKGRAVDPLEWLRGKR, from the coding sequence GTGACCGGCACGGTGCTGCGTCGCCGCCTGCGCGTGCTTCGGCTGGCGACCGTGGGTGTGGTGCTGGCCGTGGCCCTGCCGTTCCGCCATGCTGCGGCGCAGGCCAACACGCAGAGTGCCGAGCAGCGCCTTCGGCAGCAACAGACCGAACTCGACAAGCTGCGCAAGGAGCGCAGTGATCTCGAGAACCGCATGAATCAGTTGCAGCGCAGCGCGCGCACACTGGCCGAAGAAGTGGCCAACCTCGAAGCGCAGCGCCGCACCACGGCGCGTCTGGTGGAAGCGCTCGACAAACAACTCGAGACCATCAACGAAGAAGTCATCAAGGCCAGCAGCGGTCTGCAGCGGGCAGAAGGCGAGCTGGTGAGCCGACGTGGCGCGTTGCAGCGCCGCATGGTGGAGATCTACAAGCGTGGCAGCCTGTACGACGTGGAGGCCATGCTGTCGGCTCAGTCGTTTGCGGGACTCGTGGCGCGCTACAAGTATCTGCACGAACTGGCCGTCAACGATCGCAACCTGGTGCGTCGCGTGGAGGGACTGCGCGACCAGATCATCTCGCAGCGTCTGCTGCTGGTGCGCCTACAGGACGACGTGAGCCGCAACCGGCAGGAGAAGGACCGCGAGGCCCGCCGACTGGCGGCGCTCGAAAGCACGCGGCAACGCAACCTCACGGCCGTGCAGCGCTCGGCGGCGCAGGCCCGCGAGCGGCTGCAGCAGTTGGCCCGCGACGAGTCGCGCATTGCCAACGCCATTGCCACCCTGGAGACCGCGAGGCGTCGCGCCGAAATGGCGCCCAACGCCAGACCCGCCGCGCCCTCCACCATTCGCACCTCCGACCTCGGCAAGCTGGATTGGCCGGTGGACGGCACCCTGCTCTATCAGTTCGGGCGCGTGGTGAATCCCAACAACACCACAACGCGCTGGAATGGCGTGGGGATTGGCGCAGCCGCCGGCACCTCGGTGCGCACCATTGCCGCCGGCGAAGTGGTGCTGGCCGACAACGTCGGCACCTATGGCTCCACTGTCATCGTGCAGCACGGTGGCGGCGACTACTCGGTGTATGGCTCACTGGCGCAGATCAGCGTGCGCCGTGGCCAGCAGGTCACCAAGGGTCAGGTCATTGGCACGGTGGGCGCCGCCGACCCTGAGCTGCCGCCTCACCTGCACTTCGAGATCCGACCCAAGGGGCGGGCGGTGGATCCGCTCGAGTGGCTGCGCGGCAAGCGTTGA
- a CDS encoding cell division protein FtsX, translating into MRLALREVLLAFRRAPLLAVLAVTTIAFSLYAFSLFGLVALNIRQALRDIEDRVEIRAFLVEGTRDAQVEELLQGIGNMPQIADAGYVSPDSALVRARNELEEFRDVMEGSFLPASVELRLKDGSRDPATVQEVARRLQTYPQVEEVRYGREWVEKLYRIRNLAGLAGSVLGAVFALVSVIIIGSTIRMSILARTREIEIMRLVGATNMFVRLPYLLDGAFKGLVGGVLAVAMAWGTSTLVTRSLLETRFFETGQVLMGIAAGGVLGLLGSWLSVGRHLRQVWRDS; encoded by the coding sequence GTGAGGCTCGCGCTGCGTGAGGTGCTGCTCGCGTTCCGGCGTGCGCCGCTGCTGGCCGTGCTGGCGGTGACCACCATTGCGTTCTCGCTCTACGCGTTCAGCCTGTTCGGACTGGTGGCGCTCAACATCCGTCAGGCGCTGCGTGACATTGAGGACCGCGTGGAGATCCGCGCCTTCCTCGTGGAAGGCACACGTGACGCACAGGTCGAAGAACTGCTGCAGGGCATCGGCAACATGCCGCAGATTGCCGATGCCGGCTACGTGTCTCCCGACTCCGCACTCGTGCGCGCGCGCAACGAGCTCGAGGAGTTCCGCGATGTAATGGAGGGCTCGTTCCTGCCGGCCTCGGTGGAACTGCGTCTCAAGGATGGATCGCGCGATCCGGCCACCGTTCAGGAAGTCGCCCGTCGTCTGCAGACCTATCCGCAGGTGGAAGAAGTGCGCTACGGCCGCGAGTGGGTGGAGAAGCTCTATCGCATCCGCAACCTCGCGGGCCTCGCCGGCTCCGTGCTCGGCGCCGTGTTTGCCCTGGTGTCGGTCATCATCATCGGCTCCACCATTCGCATGTCCATTCTCGCTCGCACGCGTGAGATCGAGATCATGCGCCTGGTGGGCGCCACCAACATGTTCGTGCGCCTGCCCTACCTGCTTGATGGCGCATTCAAGGGACTCGTGGGTGGCGTGCTGGCGGTGGCCATGGCCTGGGGCACCAGCACGCTCGTCACGCGCTCGCTGCTGGAGACCCGGTTCTTTGAAACGGGTCAGGTGCTGATGGGCATTGCCGCGGGCGGTGTGCTGGGATTGCTGGGGAGCTGGTTGAGTGTGGGCCGCCATCTGCGGCAGGTCTGGCGCGACTCGTGA
- the ftsE gene encoding cell division ATP-binding protein FtsE, translated as MVRVANVTKEYPRSGMALRGVNFEIAKGEFVFLVGHSGAGKSTLLRLLTMAERPTTGEVRVSGYSSFSIKPREIPHLRRRLGIVFQDFRLLPDRTAEQNVAFALEVTGTPASQIAPKVSRLLLQVGLASRATAYPHELSGGEQQRVAIARALANDPFLLLADEPTGNLDDRATHAIYLLLREINARGTAVLMATHDVAMIERAQQRFLELDKGELVFDGTDVVRLRADMRGRK; from the coding sequence ATTGTACGCGTCGCCAACGTCACCAAGGAATATCCACGCTCGGGCATGGCCCTGCGCGGCGTGAACTTCGAGATCGCCAAAGGCGAGTTCGTGTTCCTCGTGGGGCATTCGGGTGCCGGCAAGAGCACGTTGCTGCGCCTGCTCACCATGGCCGAACGCCCCACGACCGGTGAAGTGCGCGTCTCGGGCTATTCGAGTTTCTCCATCAAGCCACGCGAAATTCCCCACCTGCGTCGCCGGCTTGGGATCGTGTTTCAGGACTTCCGGCTGCTGCCCGATCGTACGGCGGAACAGAACGTGGCTTTCGCGCTCGAGGTCACCGGTACACCCGCCTCGCAGATTGCGCCCAAGGTCTCGCGGTTGCTGCTGCAGGTGGGGCTCGCATCGCGCGCCACGGCGTATCCGCATGAGCTGTCGGGCGGCGAGCAACAGCGTGTGGCCATTGCCCGCGCGCTGGCCAACGATCCGTTCCTGCTGCTGGCCGACGAACCGACCGGCAATCTCGACGACCGCGCCACGCACGCCATTTACCTCTTGCTGCGCGAGATCAACGCGCGCGGCACGGCGGTGCTCATGGCCACGCACGATGTGGCCATGATTGAGCGCGCGCAGCAGCGCTTCCTCGAACTCGACAAGGGGGAGCTGGTGTTCGATGGCACCGATGTCGTGCGGCTGCGTGCCGACATGCGGGGGCGCAAGTGA
- a CDS encoding HD domain-containing protein, translating into MEILRDPLWNNIRLDPLALSLLETPVVQRLRYVRQLGLAFLVYPGATHSRFEHALGAWHLAGVALRLLDERGALDGIGARDQQLIRAAALLHDVGHYPFSHALEEIGVTDHEEVARPLVTQGAVGAVLRQALGDDAPDTVFALISGVSAHPLQGLISGSIDLDKIEYLKRDATMCGVPYGEIDVDRLLNSLVLVELPEGHTAIGVHEKGLSALESLLFAKYQMYRNVYWHHAVRSATAMYKRLVAVALDTGAVAADRVARYTDEGLLVHLDTPSLVPEARQLLDALRIRRLHKRAYECPAATLGDEVGEWIASDYALTRRVEDQLAAELGLPRGAVLLDYPAKTQMLGVDIPMQRRDGRVQHLTASGFEGALNLPRLSDELYRSARRLRVFTANRAPVPSDAVLTALRLDAEAIRDRLDRGLPLLS; encoded by the coding sequence ATGGAAATCCTCCGCGACCCACTCTGGAACAACATCCGCCTCGATCCGCTCGCCCTGTCCCTGCTGGAAACGCCCGTGGTGCAGCGCCTGCGCTACGTGCGGCAGTTGGGTCTGGCATTTCTGGTGTATCCGGGTGCCACGCATTCCCGCTTCGAGCATGCGCTTGGCGCGTGGCATCTGGCCGGGGTGGCGCTGCGCCTGTTGGACGAGCGGGGGGCGCTTGATGGAATTGGCGCGCGCGATCAGCAACTCATCCGGGCCGCCGCATTGTTGCACGACGTGGGACACTATCCGTTCTCGCACGCGCTCGAGGAAATCGGCGTCACCGATCACGAGGAGGTAGCGCGTCCACTGGTGACGCAGGGGGCCGTAGGCGCCGTGCTGCGCCAGGCGCTGGGTGACGACGCGCCGGATACCGTGTTTGCCCTCATCAGCGGGGTCAGCGCCCATCCGCTGCAGGGACTCATCTCCGGTTCCATTGATCTCGACAAGATCGAGTATCTCAAGCGCGACGCGACCATGTGTGGCGTGCCCTACGGCGAAATCGACGTCGACCGACTGCTCAATTCGCTGGTGCTGGTTGAGCTGCCTGAGGGACACACCGCAATAGGCGTGCACGAAAAGGGGCTCTCGGCGCTCGAGTCGCTGCTCTTTGCCAAGTACCAGATGTACCGGAACGTGTACTGGCATCACGCCGTGCGCAGCGCAACGGCCATGTACAAGCGTCTGGTGGCCGTTGCGCTCGACACCGGCGCCGTGGCGGCCGACCGCGTGGCGCGCTATACCGACGAAGGCCTGCTGGTGCACCTCGACACCCCGTCTCTCGTGCCCGAAGCGCGCCAGTTGCTCGACGCGCTGCGCATTCGCCGCCTGCACAAGCGGGCCTACGAGTGCCCCGCTGCCACGCTCGGAGACGAGGTGGGTGAGTGGATTGCCAGCGACTACGCGCTGACGCGCCGCGTTGAAGACCAGTTGGCGGCCGAGCTGGGGCTGCCCAGGGGGGCGGTGCTGTTGGACTACCCGGCCAAGACGCAGATGCTGGGCGTGGATATCCCCATGCAGCGCCGGGACGGGCGTGTGCAGCACCTGACCGCCAGTGGCTTTGAAGGCGCGCTCAATCTGCCGCGTCTCAGTGACGAGCTCTACCGCAGTGCGCGACGGCTGCGGGTGTTTACCGCCAATCGGGCTCCGGTGCCCTCTGACGCCGTGCTGACGGCACTCAGACTGGATGCCGAGGCCATTCGGGATCGGCTCGACCGAGGTCTGCCGCTGCTGAGCTGA